The following nucleotide sequence is from Nitratidesulfovibrio termitidis HI1.
CTGTTGACGGCGGTCAGTTCCTTGATCTTCGTCCGTACGGCGTTCATGGCGTCGACGAAGCCGACGATGTTTTCCTTGATCTTGTCGATGTCGGTGACCACGGAAATCTGCGAGGTGCCCACGTCCCGCAGCGTGATGTTCATGCCCTCGACAGCGCCGCTCAGCGTGTTGGAGGTCGATTCCAGCCAGGTGGTGGCGGGCCAGCCGTTGACCCGGTACTGGGCGTTCTGGTTGGCCTGCACGGTCCAGTTGGCGGCATCGCTGGGCAGCCCGGTGACGGTGGTGCCCGCATCCACCGACAGCGTGGCGTTGGCCCCCATGTCCATGCCCCGGAACTGGAAGGTGTAGCCGGTGCCGTTCTGCACCAGCATGGCCTTTACCCCGGGGTTCTGGGGGTCGTTGTTGATCATGTTCTTGAGCCCGTCGATGGTGGTGCCGCTGGGCACCGTGATCGAGCGGGTCTTGCCCATGTAGGTGTAGACGAACTGCTGGTCGCTGCCGGAATCGTTGACCTTGGTTTTCTTGTCGGCGAAGGCGGTGTTGTAGGTCCAGATGGAACTGGAGGCCAGTTGCCCCACCTCGATCTTGTAGGTGCCTTCAAGGACGCTGGAATTGGTGGTGGCGCTGGCCACGGTCTCGTTGGAACTGGTCGGCGTCTTCACCATGAATTTTTCCATGGTGTTCATGGAATCCACGATGTCCTTCAGCGAGGCGATTTCCGTACGCAACTCGCCAAAGGCGTCCTGACGCCGCTGCCAGTCGGCCTTCCATAAGGTAAGGCGCTTTTGCGGGATCTCTTCGATGGACTTCAACTGGTCGATGACCTTGGAGAAGTCCGTGCCGTTGCCGAGCCCGGAAAAGTATACGCCGCCGGATGCCAGATCGACCATGATGCACCTCTTCGTCGGAAGAAATTTCCCGCTGGGGGTCTCCCGCCGTGGGGGCTGCAAGGCTGGTGCCAGAATGGCGCCGCCTGTCCCCTGTGGAACCTTATCGGCGGGAGGACGGAGGGCTTTAGGTTGTGGGGGCTGGGCGTGCGGTTACGGGAGCCGCGTGAGGCGAAAGGCAGGGGAGGGATACTTGCGGCGCAGGGTAAAAGGGGGGATTGGCGGAGGGATGCGTGACAGCGGGGGGGAACCCTCCGGTCGGCGGCGTGGGTGCGGCGTTGCTACGCGCCGGTCAGCGGAGTGTTGACCGGGGGCGTGTCGGCCAGAGAGATGTCTGCCAGCGGTGCACTGGTCAGCCGGGCCAGTTCCAGCCGGGCCTGTTCCGGGTCCATGCCGCGCGCGGCGGCCATGGCGGGCAGGTTTTCCTCTGCGTCGCAGGGGCGCACGTACAACGGTTGCACGTCGTCGGGGCCGTAGGCGGCAGCGGAGGCCAGGGGCAGCAGCAGGGCGGGGGCGGGGTGGTCGAACCGGCTGGGCAGAAAGCGCGCCTGCGGCAGCAGTTCCGCCAGGGCCTGGGTCAGGACGGCCCGGTTGCGGGTGGCCCCGCTGCCCATCAGCCAGACGCTGGGGGCGGCGTCGGTATCGCATCCGGTCGCCGCCGATTTGTCCTCGGCATGTTCTAAGTCTGATTGAAATGCCACTATCCGGGCCACGGCGGCGTCAGTATCGCATCCGGTCGCCGCCGATTTGTCCTCGGCATGTTCTAAACCTGATTGAAATGCCACTATCCGGGCCACGGCGGCGTCAAGCGTCGCCGCCTCCACCGGGGTCAGTGCCTCAGGCAGAGGGGCGGGAGTGGCAGCGACAGTGGCGTCGGGGGCGTCGGGGGCGTCGGCACCCACGGCGTCCAGAGTCTCGCCGGGCATGCGGAAGGCCTGCATGTGCACCAGCCCGCGCCGGGCGTGGGTCAGCACCCACAGCACCGTGCCGCGCGGCAACAGCGGGCCGCAGGCCAGCAGTTGCGTGTACGAAAGCCCCGCCAACTCCGCATCCAGCGCGCGGGCCATGCCCGCCGCCGTGGACAGCACCAGGCGCAGCCCGGTGAAGCTGCCGGGCCCCTGCACGCAGGCGATGCGCCGCACATCGTGCAGCGAAAGGCGCATCCGCGCAAAGGCGTCGGCCAGGGCCGGGGCCAGCAGTTCCGTGCCCTGCGAGGGCACATGCCATTCCTGCGCGAACAGGGCTTCGCCGTCGCGCAGGGCTGCGGCCTGCACGCGCGATTCCGCCGCGTTCAGGGCCAGGGTGATGGCCCCGTCGCCGTCGGTCTCGCAGGCTCCCGTTGCCCCTGCTGCCCCTCCTGCGGTCCCCCCTGCTGCCCCGGTCGAGTGGGTCATTGCAGGTTCCGCACGATGTCGTTGTAGGTGGCCAGCAGCATCAGGGCCAGCAGGAAGGCCAGGCCGATGCGGGTTGTAATTTCGCGCAGGCGGGCGTTGACCGGGCGGCGCATGATCATTTCCATGGTCAGGAAGATGATGTGCCCGCCGTCCAGCACCGGTATGGGCAGCAGGTTCAGCAGGCCCAGGTTGATGCTGATCAGCGCGGTGAGGGCCAGCACGTTGTCCAGCCCCTGACGCGACTGTTCGCTGACCATCTGGGCGATCATGATGGGCCCGCCCACCGAATCCAGCGGCACCACCCGCTCGAAGATCTTCTGCACGCTCTGGCCGGTGATGACGATCATCCGCCAGGTCTGGTCCAGTCCGGCCTTCATGGCCGAGGAACCATCCAGCGGCAGGGACACGGTGCGCCCGGACGCCTGGATGCCGATGAGCCAGGTGTGCTCGTCTTCGCCGAAGATGGTCTTGCGGGTGCGCACCTCCGGCTTCACGTTCAGGGACAGGGCGGTGCCGTTGCGGTCGATGGCGATGACCAGTTCGCGGCCTTCGCTGGCCACGATGGACCCGGCCACGTCGTCCCACCACTGCACGGGCTTGCCGCCGATGGACACGATGCGGTCGCCGGGGGCCACGCCCGCGATGGCGGCGGGGCTTTCCGGCTGCACCCGGCCCACTTCCGGGGCCAGTTGGAACTGGCCGTGCGCCCAGAACAGCCCCCAGTAGATGAACCACGCCAGCAGCAGGTTGAACACCGGCCCGGCGGCAATGACCAGCAGGCGCTGCCACGCCGGGCGCAGGGTGAAGCTGTGGTGCTTCTCGAAACCTTCGGGCAGTTCGGCCTCTTCACTTTCGCCCACCAGCGACACGTAGCCGCCCAGCGGCACCAGCGACAGCCGGTAGTCGGTCTGGCCGCCGCGCCAGCCGAACAGGCGCGGGCCGAAGCCCAGCGAAAAGGTCTGCACGCCGATGCCGAACACCCGGGCGATCAGGAAATGCCCGAGTTCGTGAAAGAAGATCAGGCCGCCAAGGACCAGAAGAACCGAAAGGAAGCTGCTCATGCGTTGCCCGTTCCTTGCGTGCCTGCCGCGTCTGCCCAGTGGCGTACGCGGCGGCGGGTTGCGGCGTCGAGCGCCTCTATGTGGTCGATGTCGTGCATCAGAAATGTTTCGGCGGTGTCAGGCAATTTGTCGTCCGCCGCTTCAGTGCCAGGCGTTTCCGCTTCATGGACGTCCAGCGCCCGTTCGATCAGCGCGGGAATGTCCATGAACCCGATGCGGCCCTTCAGGAAAAGTTCCACCGCCGCCTCGTTGGCGGCGTTGAGCACCACGGGCAGACCCGCGCCGCCGGGGGTGCTGGCTTCGCGCGCAAGCACGCGCCGCGCCAGCGCAAGACACGGGAAAGAGGATAAGTCGGGGGCCTCGAAGGTCAAGCTGCCCGCCCGCACCAGGTCCAGCGGGGCCACTCCGGTGTCCACGCAGCGCGGCCAGGCCATGCAGTAGGCGATGGCGATGCGCATGTCCGGCGTGCCCAGGTGGGCGATCTGCGAGCCGTCGGCGTATTCCACCAGCGAATGCACGATGGACTGCGGGTGCACCACCACCTCTATGGCGTCCGGGGCCACCCCGTACAGGTGGTAGGCCTCGATGACCTCCAGCCCCTTGTTCATCAGGGTGGCGGAATCGATGGTGATTTTCGCGCCCATGGACCAATTCGGATGATTCAGGGCCTGCTCGCGGGTGACCGAGGCCAGGAAGGCCCGATCGCGCCCTCGGAACGGGCCGCCGGACGCGGTAAGGATGACCCGCCGCACGGCATCGGGTGCGCGCGCCCCGTCCTGCAAGGTATCATGCACCCGCAGGGCCTGGAACACGGCGTTGTGCTCCGAATCCACGGGCAGCACCACCGCGCCTGTTTCGGCGCAAATCTGCCGGATCAGCGCGCCCGCCAGCACCAGTGATTCCTTGTTGGCGAGGCAGATCACCTTGCCCGACCGCGCCGCAGCCACCGTGGCGCGCAGCCCGGCAGCGCCTACCTGGGCGGACAGCACCGTGGAGGCCTCCGGCAGGGCCGCCAGCGTGGCGTACCCTTCCGGCCCCACGTGGATGTCCGGCGCGTATCCGGCGGGCAGCAGCGCGCGCAGCTCCGCCGCGCCCGCTTCGTCCAGCACGCCGAGGTGAGGCGGGCGGTGGCGGGCGGCCTGTTCGGCCAGCAGGCGTACGTTGCGCGCACCTGCCAGCGCGGCCACCCGGAACAGGCCGGGATGCGTCTCGACCACTTTCAGCGCGCTGGCGCCGATGGAGCCGGTGCTGCCCAGCAGGGTTACCGTGCGCGGCGCGGCGTCTTCCCATGCCCGGTCCGGCATGCGCGAAATGTAGCGGATCATGCCCGTGTTCTTCCCTTTCCGCCGTGCATCGGCGGGTTAGGCCTGCGGGGGCTGCGGAGCCCGGAGCCCCTGCGGTCCCTGTGCCGCCAGTTCGCGGCCAAGCGTGGTCATGAGGTCGAACAGCAGGCGGATGTCGGCCTCGGAGGTGCGGTGGTTGGCCACGCACAGGCGCACCCCGGCCCGTCCGCGCACCATGGCCGGGGTCAGGAATCCTTCACCCGAGGCTTCCAGCCGCTCCAGCAGGCGCACCTGCAAGCGGTCCACGTCTTCCTCGGTCCAGCCGTCCCCCTGCGGCAGGTAACGCGCGCAGGCAATGGACAGTTGCACCGGGGCCAGCACCACCCATTCCGGCGAGGCGGCGCACAGGTCGCGGAACTGCCGGGCCAGTTCCATGTTGCGCGTCACGATGCGCCGCAGCCGCTCGCGGCCATACGTACGAAAGGCGAACCACACCTTCAGGGCGCGATTGGCGCGGCTGAGGATGAAGGTGGTGTTCTTGAGGTCGTGCGGGTTTTCCTCGCCCAGATACGAGGCGCGCGCCCGGAACGTGGCGATCTGTCGTGCCCTGCTGCGGAACAGTGTTACCCCGCATTCCAGGGGGATGAAAAACCACTTGTGCGGGTCCACGCAGATGGAGTCCGCCCGGTCGATGCCCGCCAGCAGCGCGCGGCCCTCTTCCGTCAGCATGGATGCCCCGCCGTAGGCCGCATCCACATGGAACCACGGCCCTTCCGCGGCGCACACGTCGGCGATTTCCGGCAGCGGGTCCACCGCGCCGGTGGTCACCGAGCCTGCCTGAGCCACCACGCAGAACGGGGCAAGGCCCGCCGCCCTGTCAGTCGCGATTGCCGCGCGCAGGGCCGTCACGTCCATGCTGTTGTCCGTGCCGGAGGGAATGGCGCGCACGTTGTCCGCGCCAAGGCCCAGCAGCACCGCCGAACGCTCGATGGACATGTGCCCCTGGTCGGAAACATACAGCACCGGGGTGCGCCCGATGCCCGCAAGGCCCTTGGTGGCCGCCTCCGGAAAGTGCGTATGGCGCGCCACGGTCAGGCCCATCAGGTTGGCCATGGTGCCGCCGGACACGATGGTGCCGCCCGCGCCGTCCGTACCCGTGCCATTCGTACCCGCGCCAGCCTCCGGCAGGCCGAACAGCCGGGCCAGCCAGCCGATGACCACGTGCTCCAGCACCGTGGCCGCCGGGCCGCCCTTGAACGACAGCGGCGCCTGGTTCAGCCCCGTGCACACGATGTCGCCCAGCGTGCCCGCCGGGGCCGGGCTGGTGGTTATCCATGCCAGAAAGCGCGGGTGCCCGATGCGCGTGGCGTACGGCTCTATGCACCGCGCCACATCGTCCAGCACCGCGTGCGCTCCCGCGCCCGCCTCCGGCCAGTCGGACGGAATCAGCGCCGCCAGTTCGTCGAACGTTGCCGGGTGCACCACCGGCCCCTCGGCGCACGGGCCAATGCGTTCCACCCGGTCCGCGATCATGGTCGCCGCCCGGTGCAGCAGGGCTTCAAAATCTTCCAGGTCAAGTGTCTCGTGTCGTTGCATGGGGTGTGTCGCGCTGTTGGTCCGTCTGGTCATTATGGAAGAGTTTGCGGGGGAGAGGAAGGAAACTTTTGGAAAAGTTTCCTTCCTCTCCCCCGCCCCCCTCTCCATCCTTCAAAACTTTTCAACGGGGTGTCGTCCGTGCGTGGCAATCCCCCANNNNNNNNNNNNNNNNNNNNNNNNNNNNNNNNNNNNNNNNNNNNNNNNNNNNNNNNNNNNNNNNNNNNNNNNNNNNNNNNNNNNNNNNNNNNNNNNNNNNCCAAAAGGGGGTGCCCCCCTTCCCCCGATCATGTCCAGTTAAAAGAACGGAAACACCGAATCCAGGGCGGCAAAGGCGGGCACCACGAAGAGCAGGCTGTCGATGCGGTCGAGCAGGCCGCCGTGGCCGGGCAGGAGCGCGCCGGAGTCCTTGACGCCGAGGGTGCGCTTGAGGGCGGATTCGAAGAAGTCGCCCAGTTGCGAGGCCACGTTCAGCAGGCCGCCCAGCAGGGCAAAGGCCCACCACGGGGCGGTGCCTGCGGCAACCCCAACGCCGGTGGTGGCGAGCACGCACAGGGTGAGGCCGCCAAGGCTGCCGACCCAGCTTTTCTTGGGGCTGACGCGCGGCCAGATGCGGGCCTTGCCGAACCAGGTGCCGATGAAATAGGCCCCGGTGTCGGAGATGACGGCGGCCAGCACCACCACCAGTTGTTCCCAGCGGTTGAAGTGCAGGGCGGGCAGCAGCAGCACGGGCACGTACAGGATGCCGCTGGCCAGCACCTGGCCTTCGGTGAAGCGGCAGTCGTCCTCGCCGTTGCCCCAGGTCAGCAGAAAGCCCACGGCCCCCACCAGAAAGGCGGCGGCAACGCAGCCCAGCACCATCCAGGGGCGGTCCATGTGGCCTGCCGCCAGCACGGCGGCGCCAAGGGCCATGCCCACGGCCTTCAGCGGCAGGCGGGCGTTGCCCGGCCAGAACATGGTGTAGAATTCCAGCAGGGCAAGGCTGGCCACGGCCACCACCATGAT
It contains:
- the fliD gene encoding flagellar filament capping protein FliD, whose protein sequence is MVDLASGGVYFSGLGNGTDFSKVIDQLKSIEEIPQKRLTLWKADWQRRQDAFGELRTEIASLKDIVDSMNTMEKFMVKTPTSSNETVASATTNSSVLEGTYKIEVGQLASSSIWTYNTAFADKKTKVNDSGSDQQFVYTYMGKTRSITVPSGTTIDGLKNMINNDPQNPGVKAMLVQNGTGYTFQFRGMDMGANATLSVDAGTTVTGLPSDAANWTVQANQNAQYRVNGWPATTWLESTSNTLSGAVEGMNITLRDVGTSQISVVTDIDKIKENIVGFVDAMNAVRTKIKELTAVNSSKEVDNPDDAASLYSMQKGSILTGNYGVQLLATQLKTATADKAAGFEYQYADGNLLRGDVYSSLSHIGILTIADTNSPTSGLLEIREEDLGDGLPSLDKALRENPEAVAELFAASGLPQSDSSDFSYYSHVKGVTKAGIYDVTYDVDASGNIVNAYVGGKRANVDNVNKQITAIEGDARGLALQVDNLSQGSYSSRMRIKEGKLSGLSDQLEDMLGSDGALKILEDNYQDIMDDIQTKIDKEVDRVTQWERRERLRYSRLEATLARYDALGKSVESQIKSLSSSTSS
- the tsaB gene encoding tRNA (adenosine(37)-N6)-threonylcarbamoyltransferase complex dimerization subunit type 1 TsaB translates to MTHSTGAAGGTAGGAAGATGACETDGDGAITLALNAAESRVQAAALRDGEALFAQEWHVPSQGTELLAPALADAFARMRLSLHDVRRIACVQGPGSFTGLRLVLSTAAGMARALDAELAGLSYTQLLACGPLLPRGTVLWVLTHARRGLVHMQAFRMPGETLDAVGADAPDAPDATVAATPAPLPEALTPVEAATLDAAVARIVAFQSGLEHAEDKSAATGCDTDAAVARIVAFQSDLEHAEDKSAATGCDTDAAPSVWLMGSGATRNRAVLTQALAELLPQARFLPSRFDHPAPALLLPLASAAAYGPDDVQPLYVRPCDAEENLPAMAAARGMDPEQARLELARLTSAPLADISLADTPPVNTPLTGA
- the rseP gene encoding RIP metalloprotease RseP codes for the protein MSSFLSVLLVLGGLIFFHELGHFLIARVFGIGVQTFSLGFGPRLFGWRGGQTDYRLSLVPLGGYVSLVGESEEAELPEGFEKHHSFTLRPAWQRLLVIAAGPVFNLLLAWFIYWGLFWAHGQFQLAPEVGRVQPESPAAIAGVAPGDRIVSIGGKPVQWWDDVAGSIVASEGRELVIAIDRNGTALSLNVKPEVRTRKTIFGEDEHTWLIGIQASGRTVSLPLDGSSAMKAGLDQTWRMIVITGQSVQKIFERVVPLDSVGGPIMIAQMVSEQSRQGLDNVLALTALISINLGLLNLLPIPVLDGGHIIFLTMEMIMRRPVNARLREITTRIGLAFLLALMLLATYNDIVRNLQ
- the dxr gene encoding 1-deoxy-D-xylulose-5-phosphate reductoisomerase, yielding MIRYISRMPDRAWEDAAPRTVTLLGSTGSIGASALKVVETHPGLFRVAALAGARNVRLLAEQAARHRPPHLGVLDEAGAAELRALLPAGYAPDIHVGPEGYATLAALPEASTVLSAQVGAAGLRATVAAARSGKVICLANKESLVLAGALIRQICAETGAVVLPVDSEHNAVFQALRVHDTLQDGARAPDAVRRVILTASGGPFRGRDRAFLASVTREQALNHPNWSMGAKITIDSATLMNKGLEVIEAYHLYGVAPDAIEVVVHPQSIVHSLVEYADGSQIAHLGTPDMRIAIAYCMAWPRCVDTGVAPLDLVRAGSLTFEAPDLSSFPCLALARRVLAREASTPGGAGLPVVLNAANEAAVELFLKGRIGFMDIPALIERALDVHEAETPGTEAADDKLPDTAETFLMHDIDHIEALDAATRRRVRHWADAAGTQGTGNA
- a CDS encoding pyridoxal phosphate-dependent decarboxylase family protein; the protein is MQRHETLDLEDFEALLHRAATMIADRVERIGPCAEGPVVHPATFDELAALIPSDWPEAGAGAHAVLDDVARCIEPYATRIGHPRFLAWITTSPAPAGTLGDIVCTGLNQAPLSFKGGPAATVLEHVVIGWLARLFGLPEAGAGTNGTGTDGAGGTIVSGGTMANLMGLTVARHTHFPEAATKGLAGIGRTPVLYVSDQGHMSIERSAVLLGLGADNVRAIPSGTDNSMDVTALRAAIATDRAAGLAPFCVVAQAGSVTTGAVDPLPEIADVCAAEGPWFHVDAAYGGASMLTEEGRALLAGIDRADSICVDPHKWFFIPLECGVTLFRSRARQIATFRARASYLGEENPHDLKNTTFILSRANRALKVWFAFRTYGRERLRRIVTRNMELARQFRDLCAASPEWVVLAPVQLSIACARYLPQGDGWTEEDVDRLQVRLLERLEASGEGFLTPAMVRGRAGVRLCVANHRTSEADIRLLFDLMTTLGRELAAQGPQGLRAPQPPQA
- a CDS encoding phosphatidate cytidylyltransferase; translation: MTSASPHFQRVVTGTALAALLTVGLAIGGWVLLIMVVAVASLALLEFYTMFWPGNARLPLKAVGMALGAAVLAAGHMDRPWMVLGCVAAAFLVGAVGFLLTWGNGEDDCRFTEGQVLASGILYVPVLLLPALHFNRWEQLVVVLAAVISDTGAYFIGTWFGKARIWPRVSPKKSWVGSLGGLTLCVLATTGVGVAAGTAPWWAFALLGGLLNVASQLGDFFESALKRTLGVKDSGALLPGHGGLLDRIDSLLFVVPAFAALDSVFPFF